Genomic window (Streptomyces sp. LX-29):
GGCGACGTGGACCGGAGCGACGTCGGCTGGTCCGGACTGTGGCAGAACAACGGCAACGGCGCCGACGCCATCACCTTCAACGACCACTACCTGCGCAACTACACCGCGGACGAGAAGCGCGGCGTCGTCGCCCACGAGATCGGCCACGCGCTCAAGCTGGGCCACCGGGCCAGCCCGGAAGCGGTCATGTACTGCAACGACGCGCGCACCGCCTACGGGCCGTCGCAGCTCGACATCGACCACTACCGCAGCATCTGGGGCGCCTCCCAGGCCGCCCCCGAGCCCGCGCGGCGCGCCGTCGCGGAGACCGGCGGCGACCCGCCGCACCACACCTACGCGGTGCGGCTGGACACCCCGGCCCGCGCCTGCGGCTGGGCCGACGACGTGTTCGTGGGCACCGTGGTGGCCAAGGAGGGCACCCGACGCACCAACGGCGGTCGGCTGCTGTGGACCACGTACCAGGTCGAGGTCGTCAGCACCCTCAAGGGCAAGGTCAGCGGGAGCGTCCGGGTCGCCCAGGAGGGGGGCCAGGACCCGCGGCACCCGCAGCAGACCACGGCCGGCCACGCCCCCGAGCTGGAAGTCGGTCGCACCTATGTGCTCGCCACCCGCATCGCCCCGGACGGCTGGCACACGGCACCGTCCAACTTCACCCCGGTGCCGGTCCAGGCGGACGAGGGCAGTTCGGCGACGGACGCACCGGCCGCGTGGGCCGATGCGGTTCGCCACCCGGAGCACCAGAACGGCGCCTATCCGTCTGACCTGTCCCGCGCCACCGACCCGCAGGCGTGGTACACCAAAGCCCGCATCAACTGAAATCGGCTGAAACATGCGGGGATTCCGGGTGCTCCCGGCCGGCCTCCTGGCCGCGCTCCCCGCCGGACTCCAGACCCGAGCCCCCCTCGTGGTCCCGCGCGCGACCTCGCCCGTCGCGCTCGTCGCGCTCGGGAGCACGGCACGGGCCGTGCTCCCGGGCGCGCGCCCGGTCGGCGTCCGGGACGCGGTCCCGGTGGTGCTCCGGGAGCCGCTCCCGATCGGGTGACCAGCCCTGTCCCGCCATCAGGTTCCCCAACCCGGCCCATGCGAAGTTCATCAACGTGGCGGCCGTGTCCTCGACCGAGGGGCCGTGACCGGCCGCCTCGGCATCGTCGGCCCGCGCCCAGTCGGCCAGCGACTCGGCCGCGCCGACCAGCGCCTGCGCCAGCCCGGACAGCTCCGGAGCGGAGGGCTCCGCCGGGCAGCCGGCCTCCCGCGCGGCCGCCGATATCAACCCCGCCACCAGGGCGACGATCTCCGCCCGCAGCGCCGCGACCTCCCGCGCGAAGGGTTCGCCGAGCGTACGCGCCTGAAGGTGCAGCAGCGCCCAGCCGTCCGGGTGCGCGGCCGTGTGGGCGAAGAAGCCGTGCAGCCCGCTCCACAGCCGCCGGTCGGCGGAGGCCCCCGGCTCCACGGCGTCCCGCACGGCCGCGACCAGCGCCGCCGCCTCGCGTCGGACGCAGGAACCGAACAGCTCCTCTTTGGAGTTGAGGTACAGATACACCAGTGGCTTCGAGACCCCGGCCAACTCGGCGATCTCGTCCATCGACGCGATCCGGTAGCCGCGCCGAGCGAAGGTCCGCACGGCGGCGTCCAGCATCTGTTGCTCCCGAACCGCCCGCGGCACCCGTTTACTCTTCACCGCATTCACGCGAAACGCCCCTCCCAAGCCCCCGCCTGACCCGTTCCGTTGACCGTTCCATTGCCTGGTTCCGTCACTCTCGGGTAATCGTACGGGCACGCGAAGCGACGAAGGGCGGGCATCGGCCAGCGGGCGGGATCCCGCACCTCACTTCCGCTCGCACGTCCCCGGCATCCGCGGCAGGCCCATGACGACGCGGCAGGCGTCGACGCCGGGCCCGCCGTCCACGGCGCCCTGGTTGATACCGACGAACAGGTCGTCGTCGCCGTCGCCACCGCGCACCCGACCGGAGGGCTGGAGAAGCCCGCCGACCTCGATCCGGTCGGCGGCCTCCCCGCCCTCCACCCGCCCGAACACCCCGGCGGCCGGATCGAGGACGAGGACGTCCGCGCCGCGGGCACCTCGGATGTCGGCCCCCTCGGCCACGAAGGCGTGGCCGAGGAGGTCGATGCGGTCGTCGTGCCGGCCGCCCGCCACCCGACCGAGGACGGGGCCGTCGAGGGCGAACCGGTCGCCGCGGGACTGGCCGTCCAGGGAGCCGCGGGGCCCCACGGAACCGGTCGCCGTGAGCGTGACGGCGTCCTCGCCGTCGCCGCCGCGCACCCCGCCCGCCACGGGGCCGGTGAGGGTGATGGCGTCGTCCCCGGCGAGGGCGTCGACGGTGTCGCCGGCGTCCACCGAGGAGCAGGTGATCACGTCGTCGCCGGGGGTGCCGACGATGGCCGGGCCGGTCATGTGTCTGCCGTTGACCACGCAGGACGTCGCGGCGTGCGCCGGGGTGGCCGTCAGGCCCGCCAGCGGCATGGCCAGCGCCGCCGCGGCGGCGGCCGTACGGAGCGTCCAGCGGGCCTTCGCCGCGGCGGACCACAGGGAGGCCGCTCGCGGGGAGGCGAGACGACGGGCGGCGCGACGGCGGGCGGCGCGGCGACGGGACGCGGGTGGGTGCGGCATGGGGGGGCCTTCCGTGCGGGTCGGGCCGCCGGGCCGCATGAGCACCCCGGGACGGCGGTTACACACTGCGTCGACATGAGTACTGTCAGTGCCGGCATTTACGCTCGACTGTGACTTGAGCACCGCCTCCCGGCTCTCAACCGCCGGGGGCGACGGGCGAGTTGAGGGGAGGCCGTAATGGGGCACGACCGCGACAGCCGTTCCCGCCCGGCGCCGGGACCCGCGACCGGCGGCGGGCGACGCGGACGCGCGGACCTCCGGGCGGCGATATGCCGCCGCTGACCGGACGGGTGCCCTAGATTCCTCGGTGCCGCGGTCCGCTCGGGGACCACCCGCCGGACGGCGGCCGTGAGCCTGTTCGGCGGAGGAGGCGGGCACGGGTGTGCGGCGTGGCGGGCTGGGTCGACTTCGCGCGGGATCTGACGGCGCACCGCGCGGTGGTGCGGGGCATGACGGCCACCCTGGCCTGCCGGGGGCCGGACGACGAGGGGCTGTGGAGCGGCCGCGGCGCGCTGCTGGGCCACCGCCGGCTCGCCGTCATCGACCTGGTGACGGGCCGGCAGCCGATGTCCCACGCGGAGGCGGTGGTCAGCCACAGCGGCGAGGTCTACAACTACCGCGCGCTGCGCAGCGAGCTGACCGCGCGGGGCCATCGGTTCCGTACGCACAGCGACACCGAGGTGGTGCTGGCGGCCTACCGCGCGTGGGGCGAGGGCTTCGCCGAAAGGCTGGAGGGCATGTTCGCGCTGGCGCTGTGGGACGAGAAGGCGGAGCGGCTGCTGCTCGTGCGCGACCGGATGGGCGTCAAACCGCTCTACTACTACCCCACCCCCGCCGGGCTGCTCTTCGGCTCCGAGCCCAAGGCGATCCTGGCCCACCCGCAGGCCGAGGCGGTCGTCGACCTCGACGGGCTACGAGAGCTGTTCGCCCTGGCCAAGACGCCGGGGCTGACGGCCTACCGGGGGATGTACGAGGTCAAGCCCGGCCATGTGGTGCGGCTGACCCGCGCGGGGCTGCGGCAGCGCCCGTACTGGACGCTGCCCACCACCGAGCACACGGACGGCTGGGCGCGGACCGTGGACACCGTGCGGGAGCTCCTCGACGAGGCCGTGACCGGGCAGCTCGTCGCCGATGTGCCGCGCTGCACGCTGCTCTCCGGCGGCCTGGACTCCAGCGCCGTCAGCGCGCTGGCCGCCCGCCGCCTGGCGGCTCGCGGGGCGGGACCGCTCGCCACGTTCGCCGTCGACTTCGCGGAGCCGGGCGCGCCGACGCCCCAGGGCAGCCCCGACCGCCCGTACGCCCACGCGGTCGCCGCGCACCTCGGCACGGACCACACCGACATCGTCCTCGACGCGGCCGAACTGGCCGATCCGCTGCACCGCACCACGACGCTGACGGCGCGCGACCTGCCGGACGGTCGCGCCGAGCGCGACACCTCGCTCTACCTGCTCTTCTCCGCCATCCGCGGCCATGCCACGGTCGCCCTCTCGGGCGAGTCCGCGGACGAACTCTTCGGCGGCTACGCGTGGTTCCACGACCCTGGGGCGCTCACCAGCGGCACCTTCCCCTGGATCGGGGAGGACGGCACGGGCTTCGCGGGCACCCTGGACCGTCTGCTCGCCCCCGCCCTCCGCGCCCGGCTGGGGCTCGCCGCCTACCGACGTGACCGGCACCGGGAGGCGCTCGCCGAGGTGGAGCACCCGCCCGGCTCGGCCGACCCCGTCGAACGACGCCTCCGCGAGGTCACCCACCTGGCGCTCACCCGCTTCGTCCCGCGGCTGCTGGACCGCAAGGACCGCATGTCCATGGCCGCCGGCCTGGAGGCTCGCGTCCCCTTCTGCGACCACCGCCTGGTGGGCTACGTCTACAACACGCCCTGGTCGCTGCGGGCCCGGGGCGGCCGCGAGAAGAGCCTGCTGCGCGCGGCCACCCGCGACCTGCTCCCGGCGCACGTCGCCGACCGCCGCAAGAGCCCCTACCCCGCCACCCCGCACCGCGCCTACACCGAGGCCGTACGCGCCCAGTTCGCCGCCCTCGTCGCCGACCCCGGCCAGCCGGTGCACCCTCTGCTGGACGCCGACTGGGCGGCGGAGACCACCCGGACCGCCCCCGCGACCGCCCTGGAGGACTACCTGGCGCGCTTCGGCATGGAGTGCGCCCTGCTGCTCAACACCTGGCTACGGCGGTACGCGGTGCGGCTGGAGGTGTGACCGGCCGCCGGCGTCCACGGGTGTCGAGCAGGGCCGTGCCATGACCGGTCACGCGTCGGCGAACGGATCCCCCAGCACTCCGGCGAGCCGGATGAGACCCGGCCCCTCGCCGGCACGGTCGCCGGCACCGACCGAGGCGTAGACGGTGTAGGTCCACCCCCGTTCGGCCGCGTGCGGCGAGGCCCAGGCCAGGACGTCGTCGACGTCGACCTCGCCCAGCACCTCGTACTCGTGCGCCGTGGCCGCGGGCACGTCCCAGAACGAGACGCGATAGCGGGCGTGGTCCGCTTCCCAGGCGGTGTCGCGGGGGTCGATGCGGCGGATATCCATGATCCGAGCCTAGACGCGAGGCTCCGACGCTCTCGCGTCACCGGTTCCGTGCGCCCCGCTCCGTCGTCCCGGGACGACGCGAGACCGGGCGCGACGATCCGCCGTCCACACGACACGGCGCCCCCGGTCTCGGGGAGACCGGGGGCGCCGCCGCCTCGTGACGTCCCGCGGCGCTAGGTCGCCGGCGCCGGAAGGGGCGCCTTCTGGTCGGCGTCGCCCCTCTCGTGGCCCTCCAGGAGAGAGCCGCTCGCGGAGTCGTACGCCTCGCGGTCGAGGATGTTCTCCCGGGCGGAGACGAGGATGGGGATGAGCGCCTGCCCGGCGACGTTCGTCGCCGTCCGCATCATGTCCACGATCGGGTCGATGGCCATCAGCAGGCCCACGCCCTCCAGCGGGAGGCCGAGGGTGGAGAGGGTCAGGGTGAGCATGACCGTTGCGCCGGTGAGGCCGGCGGTGGCGGCGGAGCCGATGACGGAGACGAAGGCGATCAGCAGGTAGTCGCCGATGCCCAGTTCGACGTCGAAGATCTGGGCGATGAAGATCGCGGCGATGGCCGGGTAGATGGAGGCGCAGCCGTCCATCTTGGTGGTGGAGCCGAAGGGCACCGCGAAGCTCGCGTACTCCTTCGGGACGCCGAGGCGCTCGGTGACCCGCTGGGTGACCGGCATGGTGCCGACCGAGGAGCGGGAGACGAAGGCCAGCTGGATGGCGGGCCAGGCGCCCTTGAAGAAGTTGAGCGGGTTGACCTTGGCGACGGTGGCCAGCAGCAGCGGGTAGACGCCGAACATGACCAGGGCGCAGCCGATGTAGATGTCGGCGGTGAAGGTGGCGTACTTGCCGATCAGGCCCCAGCCGTACTTGGTGATCGCGAAGCCGATGAGGCCGAGGGTGCCGAGCGGGGCGAGCCGGATGACCCACCACAGGGCCTTCTGGAGCAGCTCCAGGACGGCCTGGCTGAGGGTGAGGATCGGCTGGGCCTTCTCGCCGAGCTGGAGGGCGGCGATGCCCGCCACCGCCGCCATGAAGACGATCTGCAGGACGTTCAGCTGGGTGAAGGGGGTCACCACGTCCTGCGGCACGATGCCGGTCAGGAAGTCCAGCCAGGAGCCGGCGTGCTCGGGCTTGCCGCCGTCCTTGGGGGTGAGGCCGGTGCCGGAGCCGGGGTTGGTGAGCAGGCCGATGGTCAGACCGATGGCGACGGCTATCAGCGAGGTGACCATGAACCACAGCAGCGTGCGGGCGGCCAGCCGGGCGGCGTTGTTGACCTGCCGCAGGTTGGTTATGGAGACCAGGATGGCGAAGAAGACGAGCGGGGCGACCGCGAGCTTCAGCAGCTGGACGAAGATCGAGCCGATCTTGTCGAGGGTGGTGGCGAGCCACGCGACGTCACCGCTGCGGGCGGCCCAGCCGAGGAGTACGCCCAGCACCAGGCCGAGCAGGATCTGGGCCCAGAACGGGACCTTGGGCAGGCGGAGCGACGACGAGGACGTCTTGGCTTCGGGCGACAACGGACACACTCCGTGGGTGGGTTCCATGGGGGGTGGGTGGGGGCATGAAAAAAGCCGGGAGGTCCGTGCGGATCTCCGGCCGCTGTGCTGACGGGGCGCGCGAGCGCGGGCGTTTCGGCGGATCAGCGGCGACAGGCCGCGGAGCGGCATCGGCGACGGCAGCGACAACGGCAAAGACCTGCGGGCAGGCGCACCGCGAGCGGAACCCTCGCGGGGGGTCGGGGCGCAGCTGCTGTCTTCATATCGAACACGCTAACACCCTCCCTTTGGGTGACCCAAAGGCAATCTTTGGGCGCACCCCTCCCATGGATCCCGGAGACGGCCGAAGCGGCTCCGGGGGCGGCGCGGTCGGACCCGGTACAGACGCCGAAAGCCCCGGCCGACGGCGGAGAACGCCGTCGGCCGGGGCTTCCCTACGAGGGAGTGCGCGCCCGGGCGCGATGTGGTGAGGCTTACAGATCGTCTTCCTGGCCGCGGTTGGCCGCGAGCTTCTGCTTGGCCCGGTCGACCTTGACCACGATCTGCTCGGACATCTCGTCGCGCTGCTTGCGCAGCAGCACCAGGCTGAGCGGGGCGGAGACGACGAGGGCGAGCAGCAGCACCCAGATGAAGCTGGAGCCGTTGGCTGCGGCCGGGAACACACGGAAGGAGACCAGCGCCCACATGACGAGGAAGCATCCGGCGAAGATGCCCAGACGCATCACGGAGTAGCGGAACGTCGCGCTCGTCTTGAGAGACACGGCTGGACTTCTTTCTGCCGGGAGATCCTGCGTTACCAGACATCCAGTGAATCACGCCCCCAAATCGATCACTTCAGGGGCAGCCACATCAGGATGTCGTCGCGGAGGTCGCCGCCCCCGACGTCGATCCCCTCCGGCACCCGGCCGACCTCCTTGAAGCCGACGGTGGCGTAGAAGTCCTCCGTCCCCATGCCGCCCCGCACCCCCAGGCGCAGGGCGCTGAACCCCAGGTCCCGAGCCATCTCGACGGTCTCGCGCATCAGGGCCTTGCCACGCCCGCCGCCCTGCCGCTCGGGGTCGATCATCACCGTGACCACGGTGCTCCAGTGCCGCATCAGGGGGTGGGTGTTGAGCTTGAGGTACGAGGTCCCGACCAGGCGGCCCTCCTCGTACGCCGCAAGCATCCGCAAGGCGCCGGAGGCGACGGCCGCCGCCTGCGCGTCGGCGGTGGGGCGTATCTCCTCGGCGGTGACCGGGGGGACGAAGCCGACGGCACCGCCCGCCTGGGACACCCGCGTCCAGAGCTGGAGGACCTCCTCCCGCAGCGCGGGGGTGAGCTCCGGGTCCCGGACGAAATCAAGATCAGTAAGGGGCATGGGGCGAAGTTATCCGTT
Coding sequences:
- a CDS encoding DUF4229 domain-containing protein, whose protein sequence is MSLKTSATFRYSVMRLGIFAGCFLVMWALVSFRVFPAAANGSSFIWVLLLALVVSAPLSLVLLRKQRDEMSEQIVVKVDRAKQKLAANRGQEDDL
- the asnB gene encoding asparagine synthase (glutamine-hydrolyzing), translating into MCGVAGWVDFARDLTAHRAVVRGMTATLACRGPDDEGLWSGRGALLGHRRLAVIDLVTGRQPMSHAEAVVSHSGEVYNYRALRSELTARGHRFRTHSDTEVVLAAYRAWGEGFAERLEGMFALALWDEKAERLLLVRDRMGVKPLYYYPTPAGLLFGSEPKAILAHPQAEAVVDLDGLRELFALAKTPGLTAYRGMYEVKPGHVVRLTRAGLRQRPYWTLPTTEHTDGWARTVDTVRELLDEAVTGQLVADVPRCTLLSGGLDSSAVSALAARRLAARGAGPLATFAVDFAEPGAPTPQGSPDRPYAHAVAAHLGTDHTDIVLDAAELADPLHRTTTLTARDLPDGRAERDTSLYLLFSAIRGHATVALSGESADELFGGYAWFHDPGALTSGTFPWIGEDGTGFAGTLDRLLAPALRARLGLAAYRRDRHREALAEVEHPPGSADPVERRLREVTHLALTRFVPRLLDRKDRMSMAAGLEARVPFCDHRLVGYVYNTPWSLRARGGREKSLLRAATRDLLPAHVADRRKSPYPATPHRAYTEAVRAQFAALVADPGQPVHPLLDADWAAETTRTAPATALEDYLARFGMECALLLNTWLRRYAVRLEV
- a CDS encoding dicarboxylate/amino acid:cation symporter, producing the protein MEPTHGVCPLSPEAKTSSSSLRLPKVPFWAQILLGLVLGVLLGWAARSGDVAWLATTLDKIGSIFVQLLKLAVAPLVFFAILVSITNLRQVNNAARLAARTLLWFMVTSLIAVAIGLTIGLLTNPGSGTGLTPKDGGKPEHAGSWLDFLTGIVPQDVVTPFTQLNVLQIVFMAAVAGIAALQLGEKAQPILTLSQAVLELLQKALWWVIRLAPLGTLGLIGFAITKYGWGLIGKYATFTADIYIGCALVMFGVYPLLLATVAKVNPLNFFKGAWPAIQLAFVSRSSVGTMPVTQRVTERLGVPKEYASFAVPFGSTTKMDGCASIYPAIAAIFIAQIFDVELGIGDYLLIAFVSVIGSAATAGLTGATVMLTLTLSTLGLPLEGVGLLMAIDPIVDMMRTATNVAGQALIPILVSARENILDREAYDSASGSLLEGHERGDADQKAPLPAPAT
- a CDS encoding GNAT family N-acetyltransferase — encoded protein: MPLTDLDFVRDPELTPALREEVLQLWTRVSQAGGAVGFVPPVTAEEIRPTADAQAAAVASGALRMLAAYEEGRLVGTSYLKLNTHPLMRHWSTVVTVMIDPERQGGGRGKALMRETVEMARDLGFSALRLGVRGGMGTEDFYATVGFKEVGRVPEGIDVGGGDLRDDILMWLPLK